A DNA window from Cutaneotrichosporon cavernicola HIS019 DNA, chromosome: 2 contains the following coding sequences:
- a CDS encoding uncharacterized protein (Major Facilitator Superfamily): MLEDEKKASDMGHVEVHQVLRKDSIHVAGEGDKELLREDEFTDKEYHRLRWKVDLIIMPLLMILYGLQYADKTSLSRGVIFGLKEDTGLGDAEYPNLTTFFYMSYAVAQYPMAWVLQRFPIGRALGTCVIIWGGLVIALAGCNNYASLAVVRVLLGWFESVVTPGFAIFTASWYLRREQTLRQSMYYAMNSCFAMIFGVGIYYLALNAQRNGGLAAWRVINVFLGGLTIGMGIIFVIMGGGPDEVWWLSKREKRMAKARIVSNATGGGEQHPWRWEQVRECFRDPQWWFSVGFNLLGCVYNGALTTFDSLIYESFGFTNLEVILFSMPTYGLTFVMIITMGFLVYKWPRLRFPIALVSQTIVAFVLLFVGLANVGKWAKWAVFMWSLMDTIASFVMAWPIISVNVAGRTKKSFFGASSLVSYCIGNLVGAQIMRPNDAPRYTKGLTAAAVILIGNIVLTANWWWYYVRENRKRRAENEGMSDEEITKQSEINGLMDLTDRQNRQFLYLC, encoded by the exons ATgcttgaggacgagaagaaggcaTCCGACATGGGTCATGTCGAGGTGCATCAAGTCCTTCGAAAAGACTCGATTCAcgtcgccggcgagggcgatAAGGAGCTTTTGCGTGAGGACGAGTTTACCGACAAGGAATACCACCGCCTACGCTGGAAGGTAGATCTGATCATCATG ccacTACTTATGATCCTGTATGGTCTCCAGTATGCCGACAAGACGAGTCTGAGTCGCGGCGTCATCTTCGGTCTCAAGGAGGACACGGGTCTCGGGGATGCAGAGTATCCGAACCTCACGACGTTCTTCTACATGAGTTATGCGGTCGCGCAGTATCCGATGGCGTGGGTTTTGCAACGGTTCCCAATTGGACGTGCGTTGGGAACTTGTGTGATTATCTGGGGAGGGCTGGTTATCGCCCTCGCTGGGTGCAACAATTACGCTTCGCTCGCGGTCGtgcgcgtcctcctcggatGGTTCGAGTCGGTCGTCACTCCAGGTTTCGCCATCTTTACCGCGTCGTGGTACCTCCGTCGCGAGCAGACGTTGCGTCAGAGCATGTATTATGCCATGA ACTCGTGCTTCGCAATGATCTTTGGCGTCGGCATCTATTACCTTGCTCTCAACGCTCAGCGGAATGGCGGATTGGCTGCGTGGCGCGTCATCAACGTgttcctcggcggcctgaCAATTGGCATGGGCATAATCTTTGTCATCATGGGCGGCGGTCCGGACGAAGTCTGGTGGCTCAGCAAGCGGGAGAAACGGATGGCTAAGGCGCGTATCGTCTCGAACGCGACTGGGGGAGGCGAACAACACCCTTGGCGATGGGAACAGGTACGCGAGTGCTTCCGCGACCCCCAGTGGTGGTT TAGCGTGGGCTTCAACCTTCTCGGGTGTGTGTATAATGGCGCCCTGACGACGTTTGACTCACTCATTTACGAGAGTTTTGGGTtcaccaacctcgaggtcatccTGTTCAGCATGCCGACGTACGGTCTGACCTTTGTGATGATCATCACAATGGGATTTCTGGTATACAAGTGGCCGCGCCTACGCTTCCCTATTGCGCTGGTATCGCAGACGATTGTGGCGTTCGTGCTCTTATTTGTTGGCCTCGCAAACGTCGGCAAATGGGCCAAATGGGCAGTCTTCATGTGGTCGCTCATGGACACGATCGCGTCCTTTGTCATGGCGTGGCCCATCATCTCCGTCAATGTCGCTGGCCGTACGAAGAAATCCTTCTTCggcgcctcctccctcgTCTCGTACTGTATTGGTAACCTCGTCGGTGCCCAGATTATGCGCCCCAACGATGCGCCACGATATACAAAGGGTCTCACAGCTGCAGCGGTTATTCTTATTGGTAACATTGTGCTCACCGCCAACTGGTGGTGGTACTATGTTCGGGAGAACCGCAAACGACGCGCTGAGAACGAGGGCAtgtcggacgaggagattACCAAGCAGAGCGAGATTAACGGTCTGATGGACCTCACCGACCGCCAGAACCGCCAGTTCTTGTACCTGTGCTAG
- a CDS encoding uncharacterized protein (phospholipase C), translating into MTIRIIAPGRQVTAASANGNGVNISIDGHHFVVEANPGDNIQLELDNGSVDVPPPNDDDRRRGWRRLNANNALAYAVEEDKIVVLPACNMNNWMSGLPDDRALADLTIPGTHESAALFGGFISQCQNHDVGQQLQHGIRFFDIRLKAVGNELQTFHGVQAQNSTLRQQVEWIEEFLRQNPRETVILSIKQEQEDAEQFPQLVQDALSSGMWRFDENFPTLGEVRGKGIFFSRFGKKSDDQFPNGQGLKPMRWPDNQADGFDQDWHGTQFRIHDWYDTDNIADKTSGVTNYVDSTCDGRGAGVGPNHPMTIAFASAGKFPGAPPHWMASGGSAGGMSQVLSVGASLFGKIGGGGGGGGGGGSDTGPEGGVNARLVRWLLNKAMECRRPRAIINLDFYDETNGMQELIAALNALPE; encoded by the exons ATGACCATCCGCATCATCGCTCCCGGCCGCCAAGTCActgccgccagcgccaacgGCAACGGTGTCAACATCTCGATTGACGGACACCACTTTGTCGTCGAAGCCAACCCGGGCGACAACATCcaactcgagctcgacaacggCAGTGTTGACGTCCCACCACCCAACGATGATGACCGCCGCCGTGGTTGGCGCCGCCTCAACGCCAACAACGCACTGGCCtacgccgtcgaggaggacaagatcGTGGTCCTCCCAGCCTGCAACATGAACAACTGGATGAGCGGCCTCCCGGACGACCGCGCGCTTGCGGATCTCACCATTCCCGGAACCCACGAGTCAGCGGCGCTTTTCGGCGGCTTTATCTCTCAGTGCCAGAATCACGATGTCGGCCAGCAGCTCCAGCATGGCATCCGCTTCTTCGACATCCGTCTCAAGGCTGTTGGTAACGAGCTGCAGA cctTCCACGGCGTCCAGGCGCAAAACTCGACGCTCCGCCAGCAGGTCGAGTGGATCGAGGAATTCTTGCGCCAGAATCCCCGCGAGACTGTCATCCTGTCGATcaagcaggagcaggaggacgCTGAGCAGTTCCCGCAGCTCGTACAGGATGCACTGTCGTCAGGAATGTGGCGGTTCGATGAGAACTTCCCAACGCTGGGCGAAGTGCGCGGCAAGGGCATCTTCTTCAGTCGCTTCGGCAAGAAGAGCGACGACCAGTTCCCGAACGGCCAGGGCCTCAAGCCCATGCGGTGGCCAGACAACCAGGCAGACGGCTTTGACCAGGACTGGCACGGCACCCAGTTCCGCATCCACGACTG GTACGACACCGACAACATTGCCGACAAGACAAGCGGTGTCACCAACTACGTCGACTCGACATGTGATGGGCGCGGTGCGGGTGTCGGCCCCAACCATCCCATGACGATCGCCTTTGCGTCCGCTGGCAAGTTTCCCggagcgccgccgcactGGATGGCGTCGGGCGGCTCGGCCGGCGGCATGTCGCAGGTTCTGTCAGTCGGCGCGAGCCTGTTCGGCAAAatcggcggtggcggtggcggtggcggtggagggGGTAGCGATACCGGCCCAGAGGGCGGTGTCAacgcccgcctcgtccgGTGGCTCCTCAACAAGGCGATGGAGTGTCGCCGACCGCGTGCAATTATTAATCTCGACTTTTACGACGAGACGAACGGGATGCAGGAGCTCATCGCTGCGCTCAACGCGCTCCCGGAGTAA
- a CDS encoding uncharacterized protein (Amino acid permease) codes for MSKDIEAQVAASYYDDKNTASVNVEDAKEVAGETGEPGLHRGLKDRHIQMIALGGVIGTALFLGTAPALADGGPLGMFLGFALMGTVVYSMMACLGEMIVHTPIAGGHIALAQRYVGDSMSFAMGWFYWYLWTILYPAELSACAVLIGFWLPDVNVAVWITVCLCVCTFLNSWSVKVYGESEFWFALTKIILIIGLILASVIVSAGGNPKHEVIGFKYWTGENGPFRQYLGIEGSLGQFLGFWATLTRAAFGYCGLENVSIAAGEAEDPKNNMAKAIKRVWIRIVIFFVCTTFVITLIMPSSDPNLRLGTGTAASSPFVLAFSRVGIKALPSVINAGVLCSATSAASAHMYLSTRALWALAHNGRAPAIFKRTNRWGTPIFCVMVTFGFGLLGYTAAGDKTAWQIFDYFSSMIAVVGLISWCGIAFIYIRFHRACKLQGFDRARLHKYKAPDWMQPILGYYTLIFCAIVVLFNSWKVFLKGKWDTPVFIVGYLPIPLFFIAYFGHKAFKKDKMIPLELIDLETDSNEDDFGPPKPPPATRWGRILHAII; via the exons ATGTCTAAAGACATCGAAGCGCAGGTCGCGGCCTCATACTACGACGACAAGAACACCGCCTCGGTCAATGTCGAGGATGCCAAGGAGGTCGCCGGTGAGACCGGCGAGCCGGGTCTCCACCGTGGCCTCAAGGACCGTCACATTCAGATGATTGCCCTCGGC ggtGTCATCGGTACGGCCCTTTTCCTCGGTACCGCGCCTGCTCTTGCGGACGGTGGACCT CTTGGCATGTTCCTCGGTTTTGCCT TGATGGGTACGGTTGTGTACTCGATGATGGCGTGCCTGGGTGAGATGATTGTCCACACTCCGATTGCTGGTGGTCACATCGC CCTTGCACAGCGATACGTCGGCGACAGCATGTCCTTCGCCATGGGCTGGTTCTACTGGTACCTGTGGACTATCCTCTACCCTGCCGAGCTTTCTGCCTgcgccgtcctcatcgGTTTCTGGCTCCCGGACGTTAACGTCGCCGTCTGGATTACTGTTTGCCTGTGTGTTTGCACTTTCCTCAACTCGTGGAGCGTCAAGGTCTacggcgagagcgagtTCTGGTTCGCCCTTACCAAGATTATCCTCATTATCGGCCTTATCTTGGCGTCCGTCATCGTCTCGGCTGGCGGCAACCCCAAGCATGAGGTGATCGGCTTCAAGTACTGGACCGGCGAGAACGGACCCTTCCGCCAGTACCTCGGTATTGAGGGCAGTCTTGGCCAGTTCCTTGGTTTCTGGGCCACCCTCACCCGTGCTGCCTTTGGCTACTGTGGTCTCGAGAACGTCTCCATCGCTGCTggtgaggccgaggacccCAAGAACAACATGGCCAAGGCGATCAAGCGTGTCTGGATCCGTATCGTCATCTTCTTCGTGTGCACCACCTTTGTCATCACCCTCATTATGCCGTCGAGCGACCCCAACCTCCGTCTCGGCACTGGTACCGCTGCTTCGTCGCCGTTCGTCCTTGCTTTCTCGCGCGTCGGCATCAAGGCTCTCCCCTCGGTCATCAACGCTGGTGTTCTCTGCTCGgccacctcggccgccagcGCTCACATGTACCTCTCGACCCGTGCTCTCTgggcgctcgcgcacaacGGCCGCGCCCCCGCCATCTTCAAGCGCACCAACCGCTGGGGTACTCCTATCTTCTGTGTCATGGTCACCTTTGGCtttggcctccttggctACACCGCTGCCGGCGACAAGACCGCGTGGCAGATCTTTGACTACTTCTCGTCGATGAttgccgtcgtcggtcTCATCTCGTGGTGCGGTATCGCCTTTATCTACATTCGCTTCCACCGCGCCTGCAAGCTCCAGGGCTTCGACCGCGCTCGCCTCCACAAGTACAAGGCCCCCGACTGGATGCAGCCCATCCTCGGCTACTACACTCTCATTTTCTGCGCCATTGTCGTCCTCTTCAACTCGTGGAAGGTCTTCCTCAAGGGAAAGTGGGACACCCCCGTCTTTATTGTCGGTTACCTGCCAATCCCGCTCTTCTTCATCGCGTACTTTGGCCACAAGGCCTTTAAGAAGGACAAGATGATCCCTCTCGAGCTCATTGATCTCGAGACCGACTCgaacgaggacgactttgGCCCTCCCAAGCCCCCTCCCGCTACGCGCTGGGGCCGCATCCTTCACGCCATCATCTAA
- a CDS encoding uncharacterized protein (Major Facilitator Superfamily), producing MSGINEVPKYEEKQDPTHVEQAVRSSSDSVKYDETERKLGVDIDEGFDPDEVKRVTRKVDWRLIPMLVLMYAISLIDRTNLSVARTANNDKFDKELGTGGTNNRYSIITVVFFAPYIVFELPSQFGLRAFGARLWLGSAVFLWGLVMLGMGFAQNWQTLAALRVILGVFESALFPGAAFLISCWYPRKELAFRNVVFYVTSALGSSFAKVIGFGFAHLDGRAGLSGWQWMFILYGIVTILIAILAYIFLVDVPSKAHFLTEREREIVMTRIERDRADSIPDPLTWAKIKQYSCELKSWYFAFAFMSTTTSSYALAYFMPRILTIMGFNNVESMLLGTPTYVYAIIPGVICGGIADRIPKMRGNMIIFNAICIIVGTAMYSQLPAAQRGARFAGLFIATGGGNSNVPLILSWQAVSIRAQSKRAFCSALTVAFGGIGGILGSTLFFQREAKQSYPTGVFTIMGLNAATALGALAMMAWMTMKNKKAKRGEGLIEDAEGFFYQI from the exons ATGTCTGGTATCAACGAAGTACCAAAGTACGAAGAGAAGCAGGACCCCACCCATGTCGAGCAGGCTGTGAGATCCTCGAGCGACTCGGTCAAGTACGACGAGACAGAGAGGAAGCTCGGTGTCGACATTGATGAGGGTTTCGAccccgacgaggtcaagcgcGTCACCCGCAAGGTCGACTGGCGTCTCATCCCCATGCTCGTCCTCATGTACGCCATCTCGCTCATCGACCGTACCAACCTCTCGGTAGCGCGTACTGCAAACAACGACAAGTTTgacaaggagctcggcacTGGCGGTACCAACAACCGCTATTCGATCATTAccgtcgtcttcttcgcTCCCTACATTGTCTTCGAGCTTCCTTCGCAGTTTGGTCTCCGCGCCTTTGGCGCTCGCCTCTGGCTCGGCTCTGCTGTCTTCCTATGGGGACTGGTCATGCTCGGCATGGGCTTTGCCCAGAACTGGCAGACTCTCGCTGCCCTCCGCGTCATCCTTGGTGTTTTCGAGTCGGCCCTCTTCCCCGGTGCCGCATTCCTCATCTCGTGCTGGTACCCGCGCAAGGAGCTCGCTTTCCGCAACGTTGTCTTCTACGTTACCTCGGCCCTCGGCTCGTCGTTTGCCAAGGTCATCGGTTTCGGCTTTGCTCACCTTGACGGGCGCGCCGGCTTGTCTGGTTGGCAGTGGATGTTCATTCTGTACGGTATCGtcaccatcctcatcgccatccTGGCCTacatcttcctcgtcgacgttcCTTCCAAGGCCCACTTCCTcaccgagcgcgagcgtgagATTGTCATGACCCgcatcgagcgcgaccgtgCCGACTCTATCCCCGACCCGCTCACTTGGGCCAAGATTAAGCAGTATTCGTGCGAACTCAAGTCGTGGTACTTTGCCTTTGCGTTCATGAGCACCACTACGAGCTCGTACGCCCTCGCCTACTTCATGCCCCGCATTCTCACTATCATGGGCTTTAACAACGTCGAGTCGATGCTTCTCGGTACTCC CACGTACGTCTACGCCATCATTCCCGGCGTCATCTGCGGCGGTATCGCCGACCGTATCCCCAAGATGCGCGGCAACATGATCATCTTCAATGCCATCTGCATCATCGTTGGCACCGCCATGTACAGCCAGCTGCCCGCTGCCCAGCGCGGTGCTCGTTTCGCCGGCCTCTTCATCGCTACCGGTGGCGGCAACTCGAACGtccccctcatcctctcatGGCAGGCCGTCTCCATCCGTGCTCAGTCCAAGCGCGCTTTCTGCTCGGCCCTTACTGTTGCTTTCGGCGGTATTGGCGGTATCCTCGGCTCGACTCTCTTCTTCCAGAGGGAGGCTAAGCAGAGCTACCCCACTGGTGTCTTCACCATCATGGGCCTCAACGCTGCCAccgcgcttggcgcgctcgccatgATGGCTTGGATGACCATGAAGaacaagaaggccaagcgTGGCGAAGGCCTCATtgaggatgccgagggctTCTTCTACCAGATCTAA
- the inda1 gene encoding uncharacterized protein (Amino acid permease), whose translation MSYDKFEKSSSNGHTTYDAILSGQEETYYDPSKESWATRAGLNLESFKRAPGSTRGLIAHGDIPPELLAYDNPMLQQKMRPRHLQMIAVGGAIGTGLFVGSGYALSVGGPAGILLAWTIMGVMVFFIAQALGELAIVYPVSGGFFTLASRMLDPALGCALGWNYAFQWAVTLPLEITVATSTVMYWQNAANIPLAAWYTIFFVIIIIGALFGTLGYAETEFWVSALKLLVVIMFLFIAVICVCGGGPAGTVYENYIGARYWHDPGAFANGFKGVCSVFITAAFSYAGSEIVSFAATETPNPRKTMPSAIKNIFWRIVVVYLSLILLIGFAIPYDEPLLAEGVGANGSPFVIVMRRASIGGLDSFVNITIVFAVLAMGMSCIYGGSRPIVALCEMGYGPKFLTYVDKSGRPLFAVALIVAFGPIAYLNLIEKAGEKVFTWLLALSGLSTLFTWLTICLTHIRFRRAWAVQGHSVEELPYQATGGVMGSYLSVVLIVLILIAQFYAAVWPIGEKPTGAVAAEGFFTVWLSLPVMLIMYAISWAYIRTWPKRACDIDLDTGRKSWLTVEEMRQFRAERASLPWYKRLYRLLFA comes from the exons ATGAGTTACGACAAGTTTGAAAAGTCGTCTTCGAACGGCCATACTACCTATGACGCGATCCTCTCCGGCCAGGAAGAGACCTACTATGATCCCTCCAAGGAGTCATGGGCCACGCGCGCAggcctcaacctcgagtCCTTCAAGCGCGCTCCCGGAAGTACTCG CGGCCTCATCGCACACGGTGACATCCCACCAGAGCTCCTTGCCTACGACAACCCGATGCTCCAGCAGAAGATGCGGCCACGTCACTTGCAGATGATTGCTGTCGGCG GTGCCATCGGTACGGGTCTGTTCGTCGGCTCTGGTTATGCTCTGTCGGTCGGTGGTCCCGCTGGTATTCTTCTTGCCTGGACTATTATGGGTGTTATGGTCTTCTTC ATCGCCCAAGCTCTCGGTGAGCTTGCTATCGTCTACCCGGTTTCTGGCGGTTTCTTCACACTCGCCAGTCGCATGCTTGATCCTGCACTTGGGTGTGCTCTCGGATGGAACTATGCTTTCCAGTGGGCCGTCACTCTTCCTCTGGAAATCACAGTCGCGACGTCTACAGTGATGTACTGGCAGAACGCGGCCAACATTCCCCTCGCCGCCTGGTACACCATCTTTttcgtcatcatcatcattgGAGCCTTGTTCGGTACGCTTGGATACGCAGAGACTGAGTTCTGGGTCTCGGCGCTCAAGctactcgtcgtcatcatgTTCCTTTTCATCGCTGTCATCTGCGTCTGTGGCGGTGGCCCTGCGGGGACTGTGTACGAAAATTACATCGGCGCTAGGTATTGGCACGATCCAGGAGCGTTCGCAAACGGTTTCAAGGGCGTGTGCAGCGTGTTCATCACTGCCGCTTTCTCTTACGCTGG TTCCGAAATTGTCTCGTTCGCAGCCACTGAGACGCCTAACCCCCGCAAGACCATGCCCTCGGCTATCAAGAACATCTTCTGGCGTATCGTCGTCGTATATCTCTCTCTTATTCTTCTCATCGGTTTCGCCATCCCTTACGACGAGCCGCTTCTCGCGGAAGGTGTGGGTGCCAACGGCTCGCCCTTTGTCATCGTTatgcgccgcgccagcaTTGGGGGTCTCGACTCGTTTGTCAACATCACCATCGTCTTTGCCGTGCTGGCCATGGGCATGTCGTGCATTTATGGTGGTTCGCGCCCCATTGTCGCTCTCTGCGAGATGGGTTACGGCCCAAAGTTCCTGACTTACGTTGACAAGTCGGGTCGCCCTCTCTTTGCTGTTGCCCTTATTGTCGCTTTTGGCCCGATCGCATACCTCAACCTTATTGAGAAAGCTGGCGAGAAGGTCTTCACCTGGCTCTTGGCGCTGTCCGGCCTCTCGACCCTGTTTACTTGGCTCACCATCTGCCTCACCCACATTCGTTTCCGCCGCGCGTGGGCCGTCCAAGGCCActcggtcgaggagcttcCTTACCAGGCGACTGGCGGCGTCATGGGCTCGTACCTCTCggtcgtcctcatcgtcctcatcctcatcgctCAGTTCTACGCCGCCGTCTGGCCCATTGGCGAGAAGCCGACTGGCGCGGTGGCTGCCGAGGGATTCTTCACGGTCTGGCTCTCGCTTCCCGTCATGCTCATCATGTACGCCATTAGTTGGGCATATATCCGCACTTGGCCCAAGCGTGCCTGCgacatcgacctcgacacTGGCCGCAAGAGCTGGCTcacggtcgaggagatgcgccagttccgcgccgagcgcgcctccttgccTTGGTACAAGCGCCTCTACCGCCTTCTCTTTGCTTAA